The Pristis pectinata isolate sPriPec2 chromosome 10, sPriPec2.1.pri, whole genome shotgun sequence sequence AAAGCTACCCGTAAGGATCCAGTAATCACTGTAGTGTGGAATTTCCCTTTTATGAAGCCATTTGGCTGCAGCTGTTGGTTCAATTGAATCAATAGCGTCCAATGTCAGTGATCTCATCGAGCTGGCTGAGCAGCAAAAGCAGGAGGTGAAAACAGCAATTTTTatccaattttaaacattttatgtaAAGCTAAGACCGGCACAAGCATGAAATGCACATGAAATCCACAAACATGTTttgggggcagcacggtagcgtaacagttagcataacgctattacagcgccagcgatcagggttcagtTCCCAccgctgtaaggagttagtacgttctccctgtgactgtgtgggttttgtccaggtgctctggtttcatgccacattccaaagatgtaccggttagTAGGTTAAAATGGGTGTAATGAGCGgcacgggctcattgggctggaagggtctgttacaGTGATGTATAAATAAAGTGTTAAAGCTTTAAGACTGATGTTGAAatataaagtattttaaaaatgataaaagttattactttaaatccattttATTTGAAATACAGTATACGAAGAAATTATAATCCACCatataaagttttttttaggTTCAGAAAGGTTGCTAAACAGTAAGTATTTTTTGGTACACCATTAAAACTCTCACACATGAATCAAAGCATGACATTCCCAAGGAATTTAACAGTGGAAGTAATTCTTAAACAACTATGCTCTTGCTCAAATGACCGATTTCTGAAGATTGGTTGGAGAATATTGCATAACTTGAAGAGCAGTGATTTAACTATAATTTATGGATTTCCACATTTAACACGGTTACTCCAGAATCTGCCGTAGGTCTCATGGTATAAATCATAAtaacaatgaaaaatataaatcTAGAATTGCATGTTCAACAGCAAATAAAAAATTAAAGTGAgttaatatttaatataaataatGCATTTTCTAATCTCATAACAAAttatgatttaatattatttctccaTGTCTGACTCCTATTGTTTTCAATTTTGTTCTTTATGTTAGTACAAATAATAAAATTGTTGAAAATAACATGCATCCTGAATATTCCATTTTATGGTCAAATGACCGGTACAATTTCCTCTTGAAGGTAATTCATCTGCATTCAATGAGCTTTAGATAAATGAATAACCAAAGATACCACTCTTCTTAGGATTAATGCTATGGCAATGCTATTATGAGCTGTATCATTGCGGATTGCATATTACATCTCAACTGTGAGTCAAAACATCCTTGTGTTGAAAACCTAGAAAATGGATAAAATTAAGAGAGAGATACCAATATGTGATGCAGTATGCTGTTCCAAAAATATTATGTCAGGTATCTGTGTACAATATCACAGAATTTAAAGTAGCAAACTATACTCAAAACATTGCAATTAAAATTAAtgtaaggaaaaaaaatagaaaacattggGAATGCTGAGCTGAGTAGACCACCTGTTGAGAGAGATACCCATTAATGACCTGACCTAACAAGGAAAAATACACttacatttatttagcacctttcacCTACTTagcaatttacagccaatgaagtacttttgaactgtTATTGTAAATTAGAAAAACACACCAGCCTATTCATGCACACAAATCTCATATAAACAACAATATGATATTGACcaattaatctgattttttttaatgttgtttgagggataacgATTGGCCAGGGCCTCAGGGATTTCTCCTGAACTCTTCCTTGAAATAGTGCCTTGCGATCTTTTATGTGCACCTGAAAGATCAGACAGGAACTTAACTTTGCCCCTCATCTGAAATATGGCACCACTGATAGTGCAGCACTCACTCAATAACGCTCTGAGGTGCCAGGCTGGATCTCTTTATTCAAACCTCTGGAGTGAAACTTGAAGGGTACAAGGGGTGAAAAGAGTTATCCACTTACGACCTGCTCTTGCAAAGGTGTCCAAAAGTAGAGGTCAAAGCTTAAGCGTAagaggtatagaggagatatgAGGAGGATTTTTTCTTCCAGAGGGTGCTTGGAATCTAGCTTACACTGCCTgaaggtgtggtggaggcaggtagtctTAAAACATCGAAGAAGTgtcttgatgagcacttgaattgcaaaggcatagaaggctatgggcttactgctggtaaatgggtttagtatggatcggtacttgatggtcagtagggACATGGTGGGACGAAGGACCAGtatctgtgctgtaggactctatggcTTTATGATTTGTAGTGACATCTGCAGGCTGCATGTCCTCACTGTCATCAGAGCCCAGATTTACAGAAGGTAGGAAGAAGGAAGGAGACAACCTAGAAAGGCCCTTTCAGGCTGACGTATTTCTAATCAACTTATCTCACTGTGTCCCCCAAACACAATCTCAATTCCTCATTTATCAACTGTTCTTCTTTTGCTGACCATCTGTGTCCACTTGGCCACAATGTCAAAAGACAATACAAAATAAACCTTCCAAAGCATTCTTATGAGTCAAAGTCATGCCAGATTGTGTATAAACATCAGCTAATTTCTTGTGGGTTTTTCCCTACAGGCCATCTTCAAAGtgcctttgccagctgtcaagctTCTGCAGGGTGCTCACCAAATGGTTGCAGATGGCTGGTGGAAGGCCATTGATTTTCAGTGGAGGAGACTATGGAGGATGATCTTCAGTGGGAAGTTTGCTTTTGGACATCGTCCTGTACGCCATAGTGTGAAGTGCAAGCTGTCTTTAACCAGATACTTGCCACTCAAGAAAAATTTGTTCCCCCAAAATCCTCCCCTCCACTGAGACACTATGCCAATGAATAGCACGGTCAGTGTTGGGAGCACACTTAAATCATAATGAAAACACAGCATGAATCAGGTTCTGTAGATGCAGGTTAATCACACACTGTGGTACTCATGCCCATTTACAGGAATATCCACTTTTGCCCCATGCTGGTTAAAGTTAAAACTATTCCATGCATTTTGTCTGGCACTCTATTTAAAAGTAAAAGATAGGTTCAGGAGTGTTATGTGAGTCAAACTAAATTGCACAACTTTCCTGATACTTTGAGAAGATTATTGGGGAAAAGGGGGACAAAAAGGGAACTACAGGCCTATATTATGGTTTCACACTTACCTCTCTTCATCCTCTAGTACCCACCAATCCCGTAAAATCCTCACTTTAATCTTGCCTAACACCATTTGGCAGGGACTTTTATGAGAGTTGCTCAAGCTTTCACATATATACGGACAAAAACTTACTTCAGTAAATCATTCTGAGTCACACAATGTACATGGATCCAGAAGAGATTTCAAGTAATAGTAAAACTGGGTGGGGAGCAGTCTAAGCAGCAGTTCTTAAAAGAGACTTCTGCCAGTTTTTCCAAATCTAATCTGGATTTATAAGGGATTAATGGAATGAGGAATCAGGAGAGGCATTGTGATATCTGTGAAGCCAAGCAGTAACATGGAAGTAAGATTCTGCCCTCTGAACAGCAGATTTCTAGTTGCAACATTTGCACATTTATGAAAGCATTACTAATGCTAATTAGTAAAAGGAACAAGTAACTTGATTATCATTTACATttacaagttttttcactgtttaattatattttactCACAGTACAAGTTTATTCTAGAGGAATCAGACTGAAATATCTTACATGTACAAATAATTGTTACAGCTTTTCTAAACCAAGAAAAGAAGAAGCCATAGATAAGAGGATTAAGCGTAGAATTCAAGTAACCAAACCAAACAAGAGTATCAAACAAAACTGGTGGTACTGAATAACTGAGAAATGCATCCACTGTGTTGCAAATGAAGAACGGAGACCAACAAATCAGGAATATGCCCACCACGATTCCTAGCGTTTTGGCAGCTTTTCTTTCATGTTTTCGTGAAAACCTGCTTCTGTTTACTCTGATGCTTTGAACTTGAACGGTTACTCTGTTTATACTTTTCACTTGTTTCATAGCCACAAAATAAATCTTACAATAAATATAGAGCATGGCAATTCCTGGGATGTAGAAAGAAATCAATGAAGCAATCACCCCTGATATTTCACTGAATACAAGTGTGCAACTCCCATGGCAAGTGATATCATTGTGGTATACTTCCTCAATGcctttcaaatttaattttaaaaagatcatGCCAAAGGCAAAAACAACAGAAACACTCCAGATAATGAAGATCATTAACTGTACagaaaataaagttatttttaagTTGTACCTCAGTGGGTCACACATTGCATAGTAGCGGTCAACAGAAATGAAACAAAGATGCAATATTGaagctgtgctgagcatgatatCACAGCTGCTGTGAATCTTACAGAATGCATGTCCTAAATACCAACATGTTTCCACTGATCTCACCATGCTGTAAGGCATAACCAAACATCCCAACAGAAAGTCAACAGTAGCCAAGGAAAGAATTAGATAATTGGTGGGTGTTTGAAGGTGCTTGAAGTGGAATATTGAAATGATGAGCAATAGGTTACCAATGATGGTAAAAAGAATTATTAGCATCAAAAATGTATACAAGAATACTCGAAGGCTGCTTGATCGGGTTGCTTTCG is a genomic window containing:
- the LOC127575214 gene encoding trace amine-associated receptor 1-like — its product is MDTNTCEGTETVDYCYEFVNGSCPKATRSSSLRVFLYTFLMLIILFTIIGNLLLIISIFHFKHLQTPTNYLILSLATVDFLLGCLVMPYSMVRSVETCWYLGHAFYRYYAMCDPLRYNLKITLFSVQLMIFIIWSVSVVFAFGMIFLKLNLKGIEEVYHNDITCHGSCTLVFSEISGVIASLISFYIPGIAMLYIYCKIYFVAMKQVKSINRVTVQVQSIRVNRSRFSRKHERKAAKTLGIVVGIFLICWSPFFICNTVDAFLSYSVPPVLFDTLVWFGYLNSTLNPLIYGFFFSWFRKAVTIICTCKIFQSDSSRINLYCE